The proteins below come from a single Alosa sapidissima isolate fAloSap1 chromosome 23, fAloSap1.pri, whole genome shotgun sequence genomic window:
- the LOC121698934 gene encoding uncharacterized protein LOC121698934 — MDMDGEQQFSLHQGVKRLTMSARDISQDRLVAIFQVVPDTLYLEDDITGETFFPDQRGHFGTVRMRDRGSFAVLGTFKEHVLASSSSTTPSSSSTPTQPCRPWMSSVTHPTKPQNPTPRAKSVRRPIYVSEVDDFGKVSECITPCVITKASPCQTHLRQEALSFGKWLPGNSMLFEQKTWPKPSLEGLTLPSNGRGSIQETMKCWRACKV, encoded by the exons ATGGACATGGATGGGGAGCAACAATTCAGCCTTCATCAAGGCGTTAAACGCCTAACAATGTCAGCTCGAGACATCTCACAGGACCGACTCGTTGCGATATTTCAG GTGGTGCCAGACACTTTGTACCTAGAGGATGACATCACAGGGGAGACCTTTTTCCCGGACCAGAGAGGGCACTTTGGAACAGTTCGCATGAGAGATAGGGGCTCATTTGCTGTGTTGGGGACATTTAAAGAACATGTTTTGGCAAGTTCCTCATCTACTACACCATCTTCTAGTTCGACGCCCACACAGCCCTGTCGCCCATGGATGAGCAGTGTCACGCACCCAACCAAACCTCAAAACCCAACTCCAAGAGCCAAGTCTGTCCGAAGACCAATATATGTCTCAGAAGTGGACGATTTTGGGAAAGTGTCAGAATGCA TTACACCATGTGTGATAACAAAGGCGTCGCCTTGCCAGACACACCTGAGACAAGAG GCCTTGAGTTTTGGAAAATGGCTACCAGGAAATTCTATGCTATTCGAACAGAAGACCTGGCCAAAACCAAGTCTGGAAGGCTTGACACTACCATCAAACGGAAGAG GGTCGATCCAGGAGACAATGAAGTGCTGGAGAGCCTGCAAGGTGTAG